One Leptospira fletcheri genomic window carries:
- the cysK gene encoding cysteine synthase A — MKANNILETIGNTPHVKINRLFDSKHNVYVKLERSNPGGSIKDRIALSMIEDAEKSGKLTKNTVIIEPTSGNTGIGLALVAAVKGYRLILVMPESMSVERRRIMAAYGAEFDLTPREKGMPGAIERAKQLVSENPNSWMPQQFENESNIKIHVETTAAEILKDFPNGVDAVITGVGTGGHITGVAQVLKAKFPKTKVFAVEPEASPVISGGKPGPHPIQGIGAGFIPKNLHTDLLDGVVQVSKDEAFAFALRAAREEGIFLGVSSGAALAAVAKKLPEFPEGATILTFNYDTGERYLSIEGLFPVPSNG, encoded by the coding sequence ATGAAAGCAAATAATATCCTAGAGACAATAGGAAATACTCCTCATGTGAAGATCAATCGTCTCTTCGATTCCAAGCATAACGTTTATGTGAAATTAGAACGATCCAACCCAGGCGGTTCCATCAAGGATCGTATCGCTCTTTCCATGATCGAGGATGCGGAAAAAAGCGGTAAACTTACCAAAAATACAGTCATTATCGAGCCGACTTCCGGAAATACCGGAATCGGTCTGGCTCTCGTAGCTGCCGTAAAAGGATATAGATTGATTCTGGTCATGCCCGAGTCCATGAGTGTGGAAAGGCGCAGGATCATGGCTGCTTACGGCGCGGAATTCGACCTCACTCCCCGCGAAAAAGGGATGCCCGGTGCGATCGAAAGAGCAAAACAATTGGTATCCGAAAATCCGAATTCCTGGATGCCGCAACAGTTCGAAAACGAATCCAATATCAAAATCCACGTGGAAACGACCGCGGCGGAGATACTAAAGGATTTTCCGAACGGAGTGGACGCGGTGATCACCGGAGTCGGAACCGGAGGACACATTACCGGAGTCGCGCAAGTGCTGAAAGCGAAGTTTCCGAAAACGAAAGTCTTTGCAGTCGAACCGGAAGCTTCTCCCGTCATCTCCGGAGGAAAACCCGGACCGCATCCGATCCAAGGAATCGGAGCCGGATTCATTCCCAAGAACTTACACACTGATCTTTTAGACGGAGTCGTACAGGTTTCCAAAGACGAAGCCTTCGCTTTTGCTCTACGTGCCGCTAGGGAAGAAGGAATCTTTCTGGGAGTTTCTTCCGGAGCAGCTCTTGCCGCAGTTGCGAAAAAACTTCCGGAATTCCCCGAGGGAGCTACGATCCTTACTTTCAATTACGACACCGGAGAAAGATACCTTTCCATCGAAGGTTTGTTTCCCGTTCCCTCTAACGGTTAA
- a CDS encoding gamma carbonic anhydrase family protein has protein sequence MVDFAGHGTVLEYLGKRPKIHDSVFLAPGSQIVGDVTIGKDSSIWFQTLVRGDVNYIRIGENVNIQDMTVIHVARDVYPVEIGNHVSIGHRATIHGCILQDYSFVGMGATLMDGVELGEYAFVAAGALVTPGKKIPPGAMVMGSPGKIVRDITDKEREIIVRTTGNYVKYKTNYMNDPFYSRPSYE, from the coding sequence ATGGTAGATTTTGCCGGTCACGGAACTGTGCTCGAATATTTAGGAAAACGTCCTAAGATCCATGACAGCGTATTTTTAGCTCCGGGATCCCAGATCGTGGGCGATGTCACTATCGGAAAGGATTCCTCTATCTGGTTCCAGACTCTGGTACGCGGGGACGTGAATTACATACGTATCGGAGAGAACGTGAATATCCAGGACATGACTGTGATCCATGTTGCGAGAGACGTATATCCGGTGGAAATCGGAAACCACGTTTCCATCGGACACCGTGCCACCATTCACGGATGCATCTTACAGGATTATTCTTTCGTAGGAATGGGGGCGACCTTGATGGATGGAGTGGAATTGGGGGAATACGCCTTCGTTGCCGCCGGCGCCTTGGTCACTCCAGGGAAAAAAATTCCGCCGGGCGCGATGGTCATGGGTTCCCCCGGAAAAATCGTAAGAGACATTACGGATAAGGAGAGGGAAATCATCGTTCGTACTACGGGAAATTACGTTAAGTACAAAACGAACTATATGAACGACCCGTTCTATTCCCGGCCGAGCTACGAATGA
- the lepB gene encoding signal peptidase I codes for MFTAHKGFGEKEKKFDKKRFAKLFGISLGLGITIALLLRSWVLFPYSPETSEMNPAMPKGKRIYVLRWIRPASLFLGDVVLAEHPSQPGKVVLARIVGKPGDTISMREKVLYRNNIPETEGNLPYKISHSDSRNPFPSSHSNRDNFGSVLVEDRNFFLLCDNRDDCLDSRDFGPIPFEKFIGKAL; via the coding sequence ATGTTCACGGCTCACAAAGGTTTCGGCGAAAAGGAAAAGAAATTCGACAAAAAGAGATTCGCAAAACTGTTCGGAATTTCACTCGGGTTAGGCATAACGATCGCGCTCCTACTCCGTTCCTGGGTTCTATTTCCCTATTCTCCGGAAACCTCCGAGATGAATCCGGCGATGCCGAAAGGAAAGCGGATCTATGTATTACGTTGGATCCGACCCGCTTCCCTATTTTTGGGCGACGTGGTTTTGGCGGAACATCCTTCCCAACCGGGAAAAGTGGTCTTGGCTCGGATCGTAGGCAAGCCGGGAGACACGATTTCCATGAGGGAGAAAGTATTATATCGAAATAATATTCCCGAGACGGAAGGAAATCTCCCCTACAAGATTTCTCATTCCGATTCTAGGAATCCTTTTCCTTCCTCCCATTCCAACCGGGACAATTTCGGTTCCGTGTTGGTGGAAGATCGAAATTTCTTCCTGCTCTGCGACAACCGGGATGACTGCCTGGATTCCAGGGACTTCGGTCCGATTCCGTTCGAGAAATTCATCGGAAAAGCGCTTTAG
- a CDS encoding dolichyl-phosphate-mannose--protein mannosyltransferase produces the protein MKISRIQFLFLALGLGLAAYFLKNLIEFYGSFLHWPAYLSLDASQLRAESVLILRGKLPYLDFYSFNLPGTHWTNLLLMAGFGTGDFGIRLSELVWILACDALLVLYLYRNFGTFSAFAGGLLFLTLPGEAAPYGSFQRETIFLFPLLVFWNILSFRSEKGAEERRARLFRFAPVYSALFVFSVLIKPFFGLFFGFALLEESFRIWKDSDSQERSVFFRLKKNEVRSLFFCIPAGFAVFLFLFWPAVVSGKPEAVFDALYWNVQSHNRWWVLPSWKSAISSLASFSPSEFFLPLSNAREKKFGGYFVFVFLAFVLTKKYKEVPFSISFLAAGILCYWIQRRGFHYYLIPAWTILQVMAAILIGFGAETTARHLKMESRDRPLQTHAWILLFLALLYASFRRQEITLGMYRANGLVGPKLAQGWQPFRLYEELDRIVPELRNTHEKISYLCLDSSTFSLAAVLRYGLEFDSFFTLDYGLWSGTPEQEFLRKRLGSEWDRSPFDLIVVSNDPIQWKEGEKKRRWSYLKERLEKEYDSVASFEDITGSHFEIFRRKESI, from the coding sequence ATGAAAATCTCGAGAATCCAGTTTCTATTTCTTGCGCTCGGTTTGGGGCTCGCCGCGTATTTTCTCAAGAACCTGATCGAATTTTACGGTTCTTTCTTACATTGGCCTGCGTATTTGAGTTTGGACGCGTCCCAATTGCGTGCGGAATCGGTTCTGATCCTCCGCGGAAAATTGCCCTACCTGGATTTCTATTCGTTCAATCTACCTGGGACGCATTGGACCAATCTGCTCCTGATGGCCGGATTCGGAACCGGAGATTTCGGGATCCGACTTTCCGAATTGGTCTGGATCCTCGCATGTGATGCGCTTCTGGTTTTGTATTTGTACCGGAATTTCGGAACCTTCTCCGCTTTTGCAGGCGGTCTTCTCTTTTTGACCCTTCCTGGAGAGGCGGCTCCGTACGGAAGTTTTCAGAGAGAAACGATTTTTCTCTTCCCTCTTTTGGTTTTTTGGAACATACTTTCTTTTCGTTCGGAAAAAGGAGCGGAGGAACGGAGGGCGCGACTGTTTCGTTTCGCTCCGGTCTATTCCGCTTTATTCGTCTTTTCCGTACTGATCAAACCTTTCTTCGGTTTATTTTTCGGGTTCGCACTTTTAGAGGAATCGTTCCGAATTTGGAAGGATTCCGATTCGCAGGAACGGTCCGTTTTTTTCCGTTTGAAAAAGAACGAGGTCCGATCCTTGTTCTTTTGCATTCCGGCAGGCTTCGCGGTTTTTTTGTTCTTATTTTGGCCGGCTGTCGTTTCCGGAAAACCGGAAGCGGTATTCGACGCGTTGTACTGGAACGTGCAATCCCACAATCGTTGGTGGGTTCTTCCCTCATGGAAATCCGCCATCTCTTCTTTGGCTTCTTTTTCTCCATCGGAATTTTTTCTTCCTCTGAGCAACGCTAGGGAAAAGAAATTCGGAGGTTATTTCGTATTCGTATTTCTAGCGTTTGTTTTGACGAAGAAATACAAAGAAGTTCCTTTCTCGATTTCTTTCTTAGCAGCGGGAATTCTTTGTTACTGGATCCAAAGAAGGGGATTTCACTATTATCTGATTCCTGCCTGGACGATCCTGCAGGTGATGGCTGCGATTTTGATCGGCTTCGGAGCGGAGACGACGGCTCGGCACCTGAAGATGGAAAGTCGGGATAGACCCCTCCAGACCCACGCCTGGATTTTACTTTTTCTCGCATTGCTGTACGCGTCTTTCCGAAGGCAGGAGATCACTTTGGGAATGTACCGGGCGAACGGTTTGGTCGGGCCCAAGTTAGCGCAAGGGTGGCAACCGTTCCGGCTCTACGAAGAGTTGGATCGGATCGTACCGGAATTGCGAAACACCCACGAAAAAATCTCGTACCTTTGTTTGGACAGCTCCACTTTCTCTCTGGCCGCAGTACTTCGATACGGCTTGGAGTTCGATTCCTTCTTTACCTTGGATTATGGTCTCTGGAGCGGTACTCCCGAGCAGGAATTTTTAAGAAAACGCCTGGGTTCGGAATGGGACCGGAGTCCCTTCGATCTCATCGTGGTTTCCAACGATCCGATCCAATGGAAAGAGGGGGAGAAAAAACGGAGATGGTCCTACCTAAAGGAACGGTTGGAAAAGGAATATGATTCCGTAGCTTCCTTCGAGGATATCACCGGTTCTCATTTCGAGATTTTTCGGAGAAAGGAATCGATCTAA
- the gap gene encoding type I glyceraldehyde-3-phosphate dehydrogenase: MTRIAINGFGRIGRLVFRAGIKDPNLEFVAINDLVTPDNLAYLLKYDSTHGRYNGTVEHTEKELIVDGKKILCVSERDPEKLPWKDLKVDYVVESTGLFTDRVGAEKHLKAGAKKVVISAPAKDKDIPTFVMGVNNEKYNPSADHVVSNASCTTNCLAPIVKVVLDNFGVEEGLMTTIHATTATQPTVDGPSKKDWRGGRGAMQNIIPASTGAAKAVGLCIPEVNGKLTGMSFRIPVPDVSVVDLTVRTVKETSLKEISAKIKAASEGAMKGILGYTDEMVVSNDFLSSTLSSVFDHDASIELNSRFFKLVSWYDNEMGYSNRVLDLIRYMVKKG, encoded by the coding sequence ATGACAAGAATCGCTATCAACGGTTTCGGAAGGATCGGAAGACTGGTCTTCCGCGCCGGTATCAAAGACCCGAATCTCGAATTCGTAGCTATCAACGACCTCGTAACGCCGGATAACCTGGCATATCTTTTAAAATACGATTCTACCCACGGTCGCTACAACGGAACGGTGGAGCACACCGAGAAAGAATTGATCGTGGACGGAAAGAAAATCCTCTGCGTCTCCGAAAGGGATCCGGAAAAACTCCCCTGGAAAGACCTGAAAGTGGATTACGTTGTGGAATCCACCGGTCTTTTCACGGACAGAGTGGGAGCGGAAAAGCACCTGAAAGCGGGAGCCAAAAAAGTGGTGATCTCCGCCCCCGCCAAGGACAAAGACATTCCAACCTTCGTCATGGGAGTGAATAACGAAAAATACAATCCTTCCGCAGATCATGTGGTTTCCAACGCGTCCTGTACCACGAACTGTCTCGCTCCGATCGTAAAAGTCGTACTGGACAATTTCGGAGTGGAAGAAGGACTCATGACCACCATTCACGCCACCACCGCTACCCAACCCACTGTGGACGGTCCCTCTAAGAAAGACTGGAGAGGAGGACGGGGCGCAATGCAGAATATCATCCCTGCTTCCACCGGTGCCGCCAAGGCTGTGGGTCTTTGCATTCCGGAAGTCAACGGAAAACTGACCGGAATGTCTTTCCGCATCCCGGTTCCGGACGTTTCCGTAGTGGACTTGACGGTTCGCACGGTCAAAGAAACCAGCTTGAAGGAAATCTCCGCTAAGATCAAGGCAGCTTCCGAAGGAGCGATGAAAGGAATTCTGGGATACACCGACGAGATGGTCGTTTCCAACGACTTCCTGAGTTCCACCCTGTCTTCCGTCTTCGACCACGATGCGAGTATCGAACTCAATTCCAGATTCTTTAAATTGGTATCCTGGTACGACAATGAGATGGGATATTCCAACCGGGTATTGGACCTGATCCGCTACATGGTCAAAAAAGGCTGA
- a CDS encoding phosphoglycerate kinase — protein MQLPRLEQEELRGKRVFLRVDFNVPLENGKVTDKTRIEKTLPTIELLIKKGAKIVIGSHLGRPKGKPDPQFSMEPVFEVFQGLVSVPVFFSKDVVGEQANQLSKQLKEGEILVLENLRFHKEEEENEAGFCKKLASLADVYVNDAFGAAHRAHASTEGIAHLLPSFAGLLMYKEITELSSLLSRPAKPFVAIIGGSKVSSKISVIKNLIDKVDHILIGGGMTYTFLKSRAIPVGNSLVERDFEVEAFQLIERAGVAGVDFQLPVDHIIADKFDPKAKTKTVDKMGILDGWMGMDIGPKTVSNYEKVIKNASTIVWNGPMGVFEFDKFAEGTMAIAKAVSKSKAKTVVGGGDSIAAINKAKVEDKITHVSTGGGASLEFLEGKKLPGVQALLKQPE, from the coding sequence ATGCAATTACCTAGACTCGAGCAAGAAGAGCTAAGGGGGAAGCGCGTCTTCCTCCGAGTCGATTTTAACGTTCCTCTGGAAAACGGCAAAGTAACCGACAAGACTAGGATCGAAAAAACCCTTCCGACCATAGAACTTCTGATCAAGAAAGGCGCGAAGATCGTCATCGGAAGCCACTTAGGTCGTCCGAAAGGAAAACCGGATCCTCAATTTTCCATGGAGCCGGTATTCGAAGTGTTTCAAGGATTGGTTTCCGTTCCCGTATTCTTCTCGAAAGACGTGGTCGGCGAGCAAGCGAACCAACTCTCCAAACAATTGAAGGAAGGGGAAATCCTCGTTCTGGAAAATCTTCGGTTTCATAAGGAAGAAGAGGAAAACGAAGCAGGGTTCTGCAAGAAATTGGCTTCACTCGCGGACGTTTATGTGAACGACGCCTTCGGTGCCGCTCATAGGGCTCACGCTTCTACGGAAGGAATCGCTCACCTGCTTCCTTCCTTTGCCGGACTTTTGATGTACAAGGAAATCACGGAACTCTCCAGCCTTCTCTCTAGGCCTGCCAAGCCTTTCGTAGCGATCATCGGCGGTTCCAAAGTTTCCTCCAAAATCAGCGTGATCAAAAACCTCATCGATAAGGTGGATCATATCCTGATCGGAGGCGGAATGACCTATACCTTCCTGAAATCCAGAGCCATTCCGGTAGGGAACTCCCTGGTGGAAAGGGATTTCGAAGTGGAAGCATTCCAACTGATCGAACGCGCGGGGGTTGCAGGAGTGGATTTCCAACTTCCTGTGGATCATATCATCGCGGACAAATTCGACCCCAAGGCGAAAACCAAGACGGTCGATAAGATGGGAATTCTGGACGGCTGGATGGGAATGGACATAGGTCCCAAAACGGTTTCGAATTACGAAAAAGTAATCAAAAACGCCTCTACCATCGTCTGGAACGGTCCTATGGGAGTTTTCGAATTCGACAAATTCGCGGAAGGAACCATGGCGATCGCTAAGGCGGTCTCGAAATCCAAGGCCAAAACGGTTGTCGGAGGAGGAGATTCCATCGCAGCGATCAATAAAGCCAAAGTGGAAGATAAGATCACTCACGTTTCCACAGGCGGAGGCGCCTCCTTGGAATTTCTGGAAGGAAAAAAACTTCCGGGAGTGCAGGCTCTTCTGAAACAGCCGGAGTAA
- the tpiA gene encoding triose-phosphate isomerase — MRPKIIAGNWKMNLSEKEALALANGLREKLPAIRKEKRALVFPSAVHLASVAKILEGSGIDVGAQNIYPASLTAMTGETSPDHLKEFGVKFALVGHSERRQFLGETNSFCNQKVRYLAENDFTVVYCVGETLSEREAGRTFQVLGAQIREGLGNITSGLFPKIWVAYEPVWAIGTGKVATPVQAQEAHSFLRKEIAALFQSGEDVAASLPILYGGSVKPDNVKELLSQPDIDGGLVGGASQKLESYLGLF; from the coding sequence ATGCGCCCGAAAATCATCGCAGGGAACTGGAAAATGAACCTCTCGGAAAAGGAAGCCCTTGCCTTGGCAAACGGTCTCCGGGAGAAACTTCCGGCCATCCGAAAAGAAAAGCGGGCCTTAGTATTTCCTTCCGCCGTTCATCTCGCCTCAGTAGCTAAAATCCTGGAAGGAAGCGGAATCGACGTAGGGGCACAGAACATCTATCCTGCTTCCTTGACCGCCATGACCGGAGAAACCAGCCCAGATCATCTGAAAGAATTCGGAGTCAAGTTCGCATTGGTAGGACATTCCGAGAGACGCCAGTTTCTAGGAGAAACGAATTCTTTCTGCAACCAGAAAGTCCGTTATTTGGCAGAGAACGATTTTACGGTCGTGTATTGCGTGGGAGAAACCCTTTCTGAAAGAGAAGCAGGCCGGACGTTCCAGGTACTCGGCGCACAGATCCGAGAAGGTTTGGGAAACATCACGAGCGGACTGTTTCCCAAAATCTGGGTTGCCTACGAACCCGTTTGGGCGATCGGAACGGGAAAAGTCGCCACCCCCGTCCAAGCCCAGGAAGCGCATTCCTTCCTGAGAAAGGAAATAGCGGCGCTTTTTCAATCGGGAGAGGATGTGGCAGCGTCTCTTCCGATTCTATACGGAGGCTCCGTAAAACCGGACAACGTAAAGGAACTGCTTTCCCAGCCGGACATAGACGGAGGGTTGGTGGGCGGCGCCAGCCAAAAGCTCGAAAGTTATTTAGGACTTTTTTAA
- the secG gene encoding preprotein translocase subunit SecG, producing the protein MGFITGTILVLFVFVSLFLILLVMIQTGKGGMGGVLGGGASQSVFGSSTADVLTKTTRVAGLLFLALSLILSFLFAKSSGYNTTPVPEVVPEASAPVPEKQGGNDAPTVPTPQSTTPPTAQPKP; encoded by the coding sequence ATGGGATTTATAACCGGAACGATTCTAGTTCTATTCGTTTTCGTGAGCCTTTTTCTGATTTTGCTCGTAATGATTCAGACCGGAAAAGGAGGTATGGGAGGCGTTTTAGGCGGGGGTGCCAGCCAATCCGTATTCGGTTCTTCCACTGCGGATGTTTTGACCAAAACGACTCGGGTTGCCGGCCTTCTTTTTTTGGCACTTTCTCTGATTCTTTCTTTCCTTTTCGCAAAATCTAGTGGATACAATACGACTCCGGTTCCGGAAGTCGTGCCTGAGGCCTCTGCTCCGGTCCCGGAAAAACAAGGAGGAAACGATGCCCCCACTGTTCCGACTCCCCAGAGCACGACTCCCCCGACTGCACAGCCCAAGCCGTAA
- the lenA gene encoding endostatin-like outer membrane lipoprotein LenA — protein MPPLFRLPRARLPRLHSPSRKRSLGTRQRRTEQFLLWSSFFLLLFFSPILSQSQGGTSSSPSGTAQILNQRILKAYESLGVARELLKFERMESLPQGTVVSWVGTFPNRKGVKITKFSVTPSRSPGGIERSEEKSILLEFNGSTLSKVESEIKTANYATEDTTLVRMTDNTPLDNNVDDLLIYADRNGRAAEYPLNYLPDEGVSRERSEFKKEFYLKLIEDFFIQVLRIQEMQNQQSAKNQKKLLQTFKESLEY, from the coding sequence ATGCCCCCACTGTTCCGACTCCCCAGAGCACGACTCCCCCGACTGCACAGCCCAAGCCGTAAGCGCTCCTTGGGAACCCGCCAAAGGAGAACAGAACAGTTCCTCCTTTGGTCGTCCTTCTTTCTACTCCTCTTTTTTTCCCCTATCCTTTCCCAATCCCAAGGGGGAACTTCCTCGTCTCCCTCAGGAACCGCTCAGATCTTAAACCAGAGAATTTTGAAAGCGTACGAAAGCTTAGGAGTCGCAAGGGAACTTCTGAAATTCGAAAGAATGGAAAGCCTTCCCCAAGGTACAGTGGTTTCCTGGGTGGGGACCTTCCCCAATCGAAAGGGGGTCAAGATCACGAAATTTTCCGTGACCCCGTCCAGAAGCCCAGGAGGAATCGAACGATCCGAGGAGAAATCCATTCTTTTGGAGTTCAACGGCTCCACCCTGTCCAAGGTGGAGTCCGAAATCAAGACCGCAAATTATGCGACAGAGGACACCACTCTGGTGCGAATGACGGACAATACTCCTTTGGACAATAATGTGGACGACCTGCTGATTTATGCGGATCGAAACGGTAGGGCTGCGGAGTATCCTTTGAATTATCTGCCGGACGAAGGCGTGAGCCGGGAACGTTCCGAATTCAAAAAGGAATTTTACCTAAAACTGATCGAGGATTTTTTCATTCAGGTTCTTCGGATCCAGGAAATGCAAAACCAACAATCCGCGAAAAATCAAAAAAAATTACTGCAAACTTTTAAAGAATCCCTAGAATATTGA
- a CDS encoding LIC_12097 family sensor histidine kinase — protein sequence MSSLMENLQDRAEELQAILDGITEPLVLIDPGFRVRRVNRATLEFSDESDFPSVLGRKCYALLYNRSGICPFCPMKEHHENEADFNREFEGRNAIGREVFHVINDQKETLYLDFFPIKKEGKVVSVVEKISNITRLKEKEDENLRIRNLASLGTFISGVAHELNNPLTGMSLTLQNLMNNLSSVDPDFFRKRLEMIKEDLTRAAMIVADIISFAKPDKLVTTSADIYETILKAKDSVIWVYPVLSKNVEWEILGEPGTYFQFNPVKMERLFINLFKNSLQAYDYGEGKIRVEIRRTRNMLHVFVEDTAGGIPESMLDKIFSPFFTKNKSGIGTGLGLSICHSIVREHSGELTVRSYNRRTRFRVSLPLEQPRGN from the coding sequence ATGTCATCCCTGATGGAAAACCTCCAAGACCGAGCGGAGGAACTCCAAGCGATTCTAGACGGAATTACGGAACCCCTGGTTCTCATCGATCCCGGGTTTCGGGTTCGCCGTGTCAATCGCGCTACGCTGGAGTTCTCCGACGAATCGGATTTCCCGTCCGTATTAGGAAGGAAATGCTATGCCCTCTTATACAATCGGTCCGGCATTTGTCCTTTCTGTCCCATGAAGGAACATCACGAAAACGAGGCAGACTTCAACCGCGAATTCGAAGGAAGGAACGCGATCGGACGGGAAGTCTTTCATGTGATCAACGACCAAAAGGAAACCCTTTATTTGGATTTCTTTCCCATCAAAAAAGAAGGAAAGGTCGTTTCGGTGGTGGAAAAAATCAGCAATATCACCAGACTCAAGGAAAAAGAGGACGAAAACCTACGCATCCGGAATCTGGCCTCTCTCGGAACCTTTATTTCGGGTGTAGCCCACGAATTGAACAACCCCTTGACCGGTATGAGCCTGACGCTCCAAAATTTAATGAACAATCTCTCTAGCGTGGATCCGGATTTCTTCCGGAAACGATTGGAGATGATCAAGGAAGATTTGACCCGTGCCGCTATGATCGTTGCGGACATCATCAGTTTCGCCAAACCGGACAAGTTGGTAACAACTTCCGCAGATATCTACGAGACGATTTTGAAAGCGAAGGATTCCGTGATTTGGGTTTATCCGGTCCTATCCAAGAATGTAGAATGGGAGATCTTGGGAGAGCCGGGCACCTATTTTCAATTCAATCCGGTCAAGATGGAAAGGCTTTTCATTAACCTGTTCAAGAATTCCCTCCAAGCGTACGACTACGGCGAGGGCAAAATCCGCGTAGAGATCCGCCGGACTAGGAATATGCTGCACGTATTCGTGGAGGACACCGCCGGCGGAATTCCAGAAAGCATGTTGGATAAGATCTTCTCCCCTTTCTTTACCAAGAACAAATCCGGTATCGGTACCGGGTTAGGACTATCCATCTGCCATTCCATCGTCAGAGAGCATAGCGGAGAATTGACCGTACGTTCCTACAATCGTAGGACTAGATTCAGAGTCTCTCTTCCCTTAGAACAGCCCAGAGGAAATTAA
- a CDS encoding response regulator transcription factor, whose product MSKHRILVVEDIHSIREAIKDILNRDYQVFDAENYDEAVRILSSEPIELVITDIRMPGKSGLDLIKTIQKDHPNVLYSLMTAYNINDYIKFAYEHNIWNIIPKYSFLDINLISVMVRKLLSKDIFGVEKYFGPEFILLEQEQDGFALPPEDGVVFQKVNSDEERNYFCNRIAKYLIEKGAPNAVHQILEELTSNAMIRAPRDSKGNSKYQFELPSRDLLVPLENIQLAETDYFEIGYGIAENSYIIVVRDHFGSLNKKEILKRLDRHITVEDTSGLPAGLADSHGRGLYICREISDQLIFNIAKERKTEIIALLDKQTNKGYKSLSIYEV is encoded by the coding sequence TTGTCCAAACATAGAATACTGGTAGTCGAAGACATACATTCCATACGGGAAGCGATTAAGGATATTTTAAACCGCGATTACCAGGTCTTCGACGCGGAAAATTACGACGAGGCAGTACGTATCCTTTCCTCGGAGCCGATAGAGTTAGTCATCACCGATATACGAATGCCGGGAAAATCCGGTCTGGATCTGATCAAGACCATCCAGAAGGATCATCCGAACGTACTGTATTCTCTCATGACGGCCTACAACATAAACGACTATATCAAATTCGCGTACGAACACAATATCTGGAATATCATCCCGAAATATTCCTTTTTGGACATCAATCTGATTTCCGTAATGGTACGCAAACTCCTAAGTAAGGACATATTCGGAGTGGAAAAGTACTTCGGCCCGGAGTTTATCCTGCTCGAGCAAGAACAGGACGGGTTCGCCCTTCCCCCGGAAGACGGTGTGGTGTTTCAAAAAGTGAATTCGGATGAGGAAAGAAATTATTTCTGCAACCGGATCGCCAAGTATTTGATCGAAAAAGGAGCTCCCAACGCGGTTCATCAGATTCTGGAGGAACTGACTTCCAACGCGATGATACGAGCCCCGAGAGATTCTAAGGGGAACTCCAAATACCAGTTCGAATTGCCTTCCCGGGATCTGCTCGTTCCTCTGGAGAACATACAATTGGCAGAAACGGATTACTTCGAGATCGGTTACGGAATCGCGGAGAATTCCTACATCATCGTAGTCCGAGATCACTTCGGTTCCTTGAACAAAAAGGAAATCCTAAAGCGTCTGGATAGACATATTACCGTGGAGGATACCAGCGGGTTGCCTGCAGGACTTGCGGATTCCCACGGAAGGGGTCTTTACATCTGTCGGGAAATTTCCGACCAATTGATCTTCAATATTGCGAAAGAAAGAAAGACCGAAATCATAGCCCTGTTAGACAAACAAACGAACAAGGGATACAAATCCCTGTCCATATACGAAGTTTGA